Proteins from a genomic interval of Pseudoruegeria sp. SHC-113:
- a CDS encoding (2Fe-2S)-binding protein: MAISLTLNGKTHEVEAEPGTPLLWVIRDELKLTGTKFGCGVASCGACTVHLDGEPVRSCQTYIEDVEGSEITTIEQMEEDPIGQAVQQAWAELDVVQCGYCQSGQIMSAVGLLRENAKPSAQEIDDYMYGNACRCATYQRIRAGIQRAAEIMEA, translated from the coding sequence ATGGCCATATCCCTTACCCTGAACGGCAAGACCCATGAGGTCGAGGCCGAGCCCGGCACCCCCCTTCTCTGGGTGATCCGGGACGAATTGAAACTCACCGGCACCAAATTCGGCTGCGGCGTGGCCTCCTGCGGGGCCTGCACCGTGCATCTGGACGGCGAACCGGTGCGCTCCTGCCAGACCTACATCGAGGATGTGGAAGGCAGCGAGATCACCACCATCGAGCAGATGGAGGAAGATCCGATCGGCCAGGCCGTGCAGCAGGCCTGGGCCGAGCTGGACGTGGTGCAATGCGGATACTGCCAGTCGGGGCAGATCATGTCGGCCGTCGGGCTGCTGCGGGAAAACGCCAAGCCCAGCGCTCAAGAGATTGACGACTACATGTACGGCAACGCCTGCCGTTGCGCGACCTACCAGCGAATCCGCGCCGGTATCCAGCGCGCCGCAGAGATCATGGAGGCCTGA
- a CDS encoding TetR/AcrR family transcriptional regulator produces the protein MTDATPCTGPTCENPKRLQIIEAAVAEFGERGFAEASMDRISARACVSKRTVYKHFESKENLFAAIAEEMSARMAAELDVAYVPGEPIAPQLMRLAEAEGRIFRSPEAMAMARMWLSETLRAPEMAQKSQAKIDAHGAFARFLAAASADGALSLDSVDRAASEFVGLLKARAFWPHVLGGTVISAEEMQDVQREAVAMMLARYGVAG, from the coding sequence ATGACGGATGCGACCCCCTGCACTGGCCCCACCTGCGAAAACCCGAAGCGGCTTCAGATCATCGAGGCCGCCGTGGCGGAATTTGGCGAGCGTGGCTTTGCCGAAGCGAGCATGGACAGGATCTCGGCGCGGGCCTGTGTGTCCAAGCGGACCGTCTACAAGCACTTCGAAAGCAAGGAAAATCTCTTTGCTGCCATTGCCGAGGAGATGTCGGCGCGAATGGCGGCGGAGCTGGATGTGGCCTATGTGCCCGGTGAACCCATCGCGCCGCAGCTGATGCGGCTGGCGGAGGCGGAGGGGCGGATTTTCCGCTCGCCCGAGGCGATGGCGATGGCGCGGATGTGGCTGAGCGAGACGCTGCGCGCGCCGGAGATGGCGCAGAAGAGTCAGGCCAAGATCGACGCTCACGGTGCCTTCGCGCGCTTTCTGGCGGCGGCTTCGGCGGATGGAGCGCTCAGCCTAGATTCCGTGGATCGCGCCGCGAGCGAGTTTGTCGGCCTTCTGAAAGCGCGCGCCTTCTGGCCCCATGTGCTGGGCGGCACCGTGATCAGCGCCGAGGAGATGCAGGATGTGCAGCGCGAAGCTGTCGCCATGATGCTCGCGCGCTATGGCGTGGCCGGGTAG
- a CDS encoding universal stress protein produces MYSHILIPVALDHEGAAARKIATARHLLAPGGRITLLTVLEDIPGFVAEFVTVSAENHLSNRVKERLEAIAATEEGVETAVVKGKAGVQICSYASENAVDLIVVSAQSPDARGYALGSTAARAARRAPCSVFILR; encoded by the coding sequence TTGTATTCCCACATCCTGATCCCCGTCGCCCTTGATCACGAAGGGGCCGCCGCCCGCAAGATCGCCACCGCCCGCCACCTGCTGGCCCCCGGCGGGCGCATCACCCTGCTCACAGTATTGGAGGACATCCCCGGCTTCGTGGCTGAGTTCGTCACGGTCAGCGCCGAAAACCACCTCTCCAATCGCGTGAAGGAACGGCTCGAGGCCATCGCCGCCACCGAAGAGGGCGTTGAAACGGCCGTGGTGAAGGGCAAGGCCGGGGTGCAGATCTGTAGCTATGCTTCTGAGAATGCCGTGGATCTGATCGTGGTCAGCGCCCAAAGCCCGGACGCGCGCGGCTATGCGCTCGGCTCCACCGCCGCCCGCGCTGCGCGCCGCGCGCCCTGCTCGGTGTTCATCCTCAGGTAA
- a CDS encoding Ldh family oxidoreductase: protein MSESHEILSLAEAEALIASALAGVGVAAPAAASVARALVAAEAEGQVGHGFSRLADYAAQVQTGKVDGAAVPICQRTAPGRVEVDAAHGFAYPALEAGITALIEAAQAAGTASLAIRRSHHCGALSVQVEKLAQAGLVGLMVANAPAAMAPFGAKTPVFGTNPIAFAVPRPGKPPLVIDLSLSRVARGKVMHAKKSGQPIPEGWALDAEGQPTTDAEAALTGTMLPIGEAKGTALALMVEILAASFTGANASPGISSFFTADGPPPGAGQFLLALQPADAAGFATRLEALLSLIEGAEGARLPGTRRIKTLARAQAEGIAVPKAYVEQARALAGLAPV from the coding sequence ATGTCTGAAAGCCATGAGATCCTTTCGCTCGCCGAGGCCGAAGCGCTGATCGCCAGCGCTCTGGCGGGCGTGGGCGTGGCCGCACCTGCCGCCGCCTCCGTGGCGCGCGCGCTTGTGGCGGCAGAGGCCGAGGGCCAGGTCGGCCACGGGTTCTCGCGGCTGGCGGATTACGCGGCTCAGGTTCAGACGGGCAAGGTCGATGGCGCAGCCGTGCCCATTTGCCAGCGCACCGCGCCCGGCCGGGTGGAAGTGGACGCCGCCCACGGCTTTGCCTACCCCGCGCTTGAGGCCGGGATCACCGCCTTGATCGAGGCCGCGCAGGCGGCAGGCACCGCCTCGCTCGCCATCCGCCGCTCCCACCATTGCGGCGCACTGTCCGTGCAGGTGGAGAAGCTCGCGCAGGCCGGGCTCGTGGGGCTGATGGTTGCCAATGCGCCCGCCGCCATGGCGCCTTTTGGGGCCAAAACCCCGGTGTTCGGAACCAACCCCATCGCCTTCGCCGTGCCAAGGCCCGGCAAGCCGCCGCTTGTCATCGATCTGTCGCTCTCGCGTGTGGCGCGAGGCAAGGTGATGCATGCGAAGAAATCCGGCCAGCCGATCCCCGAGGGCTGGGCGCTTGATGCCGAGGGCCAGCCGACGACGGATGCAGAGGCCGCGCTTACGGGCACGATGCTGCCCATCGGCGAGGCCAAGGGCACGGCCCTTGCCCTGATGGTCGAGATCCTCGCCGCCAGCTTCACGGGGGCCAATGCCAGCCCCGGCATCTCCTCTTTCTTCACCGCCGACGGCCCGCCCCCCGGCGCGGGCCAGTTCCTACTGGCCCTGCAACCTGCGGACGCCGCTGGCTTTGCCACCCGGCTTGAAGCGCTGCTGTCGCTTATCGAAGGGGCCGAGGGCGCACGGCTGCCCGGCACCCGCCGCATCAAAACTCTTGCCCGCGCGCAAGCCGAAGGGATCGCGGTGCCAAAAGCCTACGTTGAGCAGGCCCGCGCCCTTGCGGGCCTTGCGCCAGTTTAA
- a CDS encoding UxaA family hydrolase produces MASKYSNITVKGFRRENGRVGVRNHVVILPVDDISNAACEAVANNVKGTLAIPHAYGRLQFGADLELHFRTMIGTGANPNVAAVVVIGIEPGWTKRIADGIRETGKPVAEFSIEQNGDFETIRRASWAAKDFVHWATELQREECSISELWVSTKCGESDTTTGLGSCPTVGNMYDKLLPEGITGFFGETSEITGAEHICQKRAINEEVGERWYKMWKAYQDDVIFAHQTDDLSDSQPTKGNIEGGLTTIEEKALGNLEKIGRTSQYIDILDAAEAPQSGAGLYFMDSSSAAAECVTLMAAGGAVIHTFPTGQGNVVGNPIVPVIKITANPRTVRTMSEHVDVDVSGILRREMTIDEAGDALIEMIRRTANGRNTAAEALGHREFSMTKLYRSA; encoded by the coding sequence ATGGCATCTAAATACTCCAACATCACCGTGAAGGGTTTCCGGCGTGAAAACGGCCGTGTGGGCGTGCGCAACCACGTCGTGATCCTTCCCGTCGACGATATTTCCAACGCCGCCTGCGAGGCCGTGGCCAACAACGTGAAGGGCACGCTGGCGATCCCCCACGCCTATGGCCGCCTGCAATTCGGCGCGGATCTGGAGCTGCACTTCCGCACCATGATCGGCACCGGCGCGAACCCCAATGTGGCCGCAGTTGTGGTGATCGGCATCGAGCCGGGCTGGACGAAGCGGATCGCCGATGGCATCCGCGAAACGGGCAAGCCGGTGGCGGAATTCTCCATCGAGCAGAACGGCGATTTCGAAACCATCCGCCGCGCCAGCTGGGCGGCGAAGGATTTCGTCCACTGGGCCACCGAGCTGCAGCGCGAGGAATGCTCGATCTCCGAGCTTTGGGTCTCCACCAAATGCGGCGAGAGCGACACGACCACCGGCCTCGGCTCCTGCCCGACCGTGGGCAACATGTACGACAAGCTCCTGCCCGAAGGCATCACCGGCTTCTTCGGCGAAACCTCCGAGATCACCGGCGCTGAGCACATCTGCCAGAAGCGCGCGATCAACGAGGAAGTCGGCGAGCGCTGGTACAAGATGTGGAAAGCCTATCAGGACGATGTGATCTTCGCCCACCAGACCGATGACCTCTCCGACAGCCAGCCCACCAAGGGCAACATCGAAGGCGGCCTGACCACCATCGAAGAAAAGGCGCTTGGCAACCTCGAAAAGATCGGCCGCACCTCGCAGTACATCGACATCCTCGATGCCGCCGAAGCGCCGCAATCCGGCGCGGGGCTCTACTTCATGGACAGCTCCTCGGCGGCGGCGGAATGCGTCACGCTGATGGCAGCGGGCGGGGCGGTGATCCACACCTTCCCCACCGGGCAGGGCAACGTGGTCGGCAACCCGATCGTGCCGGTGATCAAGATCACGGCCAACCCGCGCACGGTGCGCACCATGAGTGAGCATGTGGATGTGGATGTTTCCGGCATCCTGCGCCGCGAGATGACCATCGATGAAGCCGGCGATGCGCTGATCGAGATGATCCGCCGTACCGCCAATGGCCGCAACACCGCCGCCGAGGCGCTCGGGCATCGGGAATTCTCGATGACGAAGCTCTACCGCAGCGCCTGA
- a CDS encoding UxaA family hydrolase → MAEIPHLLVHEHADNVGVVVVEGLTAGTDMLCCVTHDNSTFRLTAGADVPIGHKIALKDLKNGDTATKYGEDIGKIIADIPKGGHVHTHNCKTKRW, encoded by the coding sequence ATGGCTGAAATCCCCCACCTGCTCGTCCACGAACATGCCGACAACGTCGGTGTCGTCGTGGTGGAAGGGCTGACCGCGGGCACGGACATGCTGTGCTGCGTGACGCATGACAATTCCACCTTCCGCCTCACCGCCGGGGCCGATGTGCCGATCGGCCACAAGATCGCGCTGAAGGATCTGAAGAACGGCGACACCGCCACGAAATACGGCGAGGACATCGGCAAGATCATCGCCGACATCCCCAAAGGCGGCCACGTCCACACCCACAACTGCAAAACGAAACGCTGGTAA
- a CDS encoding zinc-dependent alcohol dehydrogenase has protein sequence MKALVYTGPESLEIRDVLPPSHKAGEVPVRVESAGICGSDMHAFLGHDERRPAPLILGHEVAGVAEMPDGSRQRVTINPLVTCGTCRACKAGQDNLCPERQIISMPPREGGFAEWVALPERNLVAVPDHISPDQAALAEPIACGWHAARIARAHPAGARDGARALVFGGGAIGLGAALSLMAQGITDVRLVEPNLARARYLSERCGVTVIKAEAATQRHYDVIVDGVGIAPTRAAASAAARPGGIIVHIGLGSSEGGLDIRRMTLQEITFTGTYTYTAQDFRDCAQAMFDGRLGPLDWVERRPLSEGASAFADIRAGRTAAPKIILKPDA, from the coding sequence ATGAAAGCGCTTGTCTATACCGGCCCCGAGAGCCTTGAAATCCGGGATGTTCTGCCGCCGTCTCACAAGGCGGGCGAGGTGCCGGTGCGCGTGGAAAGCGCGGGCATCTGCGGCTCCGACATGCATGCCTTTCTCGGCCATGACGAGCGCCGCCCGGCCCCGCTGATCCTTGGCCATGAGGTGGCCGGTGTGGCGGAGATGCCCGATGGCAGCCGCCAGCGCGTGACGATCAACCCGCTCGTCACCTGCGGCACATGCCGGGCCTGCAAGGCCGGGCAGGACAACCTCTGCCCGGAGCGTCAGATCATCTCCATGCCGCCGCGCGAAGGAGGCTTTGCCGAATGGGTCGCGCTCCCCGAGCGCAACCTCGTGGCGGTGCCCGATCACATCTCCCCCGATCAGGCGGCGTTGGCGGAGCCCATCGCCTGCGGCTGGCACGCCGCCCGCATCGCACGGGCGCACCCTGCCGGCGCGCGGGACGGCGCGCGGGCGCTTGTCTTCGGCGGCGGGGCCATCGGCCTTGGCGCGGCTCTGAGCCTGATGGCCCAAGGCATCACCGACGTCCGCCTCGTGGAACCCAACCTCGCGCGCGCCCGCTACCTGAGCGAGCGTTGCGGGGTCACCGTGATAAAGGCGGAGGCCGCCACCCAGCGCCATTATGACGTGATCGTGGATGGCGTCGGCATCGCCCCCACCCGCGCGGCGGCCTCGGCGGCAGCCCGCCCCGGCGGCATCATCGTGCATATCGGCCTCGGCTCGTCCGAAGGCGGGCTCGATATCCGCCGCATGACTCTGCAGGAGATCACGTTTACCGGCACCTATACTTACACCGCGCAGGATTTCCGCGACTGCGCGCAAGCGATGTTTGACGGCCGTCTCGGCCCGCTTGACTGGGTCGAACGCCGCCCCCTTTCCGAAGGCGCTTCCGCCTTCGCCGACATCCGAGCGGGCCGCACAGCGGCCCCGAAGATCATTCTCAAACCTGACGCCTGA
- a CDS encoding SDR family NAD(P)-dependent oxidoreductase: protein MADAPLFSVAGRVACVTGASSGLGRRAAEVLAAAGASVVAVARREEALQAFCAEGSGKRAAVAGDVADPAKRADLVARIAAPFGAPDILVHAAGLNTRQAADDVTPEGWEATLAVNLSAPFFLSQAFAPAMAEKGWGRIVNFASLQSFRAFPGGIAYGASKGGVAQMTRAMAEAWSGRGITANAIAPGFFPTELTAAVFSDEARAARNAAQTCVGRNGVPEDLDGPLLFLCSEASRYVTGQVLMVDGGFTAK from the coding sequence GTGGCGGATGCGCCGCTGTTCTCGGTCGCGGGCCGGGTGGCCTGCGTCACCGGGGCCAGCTCCGGGCTGGGGCGGCGCGCCGCCGAGGTTCTGGCAGCCGCCGGGGCCTCCGTGGTGGCCGTGGCGCGGCGCGAAGAGGCGCTTCAGGCTTTCTGCGCCGAAGGCTCCGGCAAACGCGCCGCCGTAGCGGGCGATGTGGCGGATCCCGCAAAGCGCGCGGATCTTGTCGCCCGCATTGCGGCACCCTTTGGTGCGCCGGATATTCTGGTCCATGCCGCCGGGCTCAACACCCGGCAGGCCGCCGATGACGTCACGCCTGAGGGCTGGGAAGCGACGCTCGCCGTCAACCTCTCCGCCCCTTTCTTCCTGAGCCAGGCGTTTGCGCCTGCGATGGCGGAGAAAGGCTGGGGCCGCATCGTGAATTTCGCGTCCCTGCAATCCTTCCGCGCCTTTCCCGGCGGCATCGCCTATGGCGCGAGCAAGGGCGGCGTGGCGCAGATGACGCGGGCCATGGCCGAGGCGTGGTCTGGCCGGGGCATCACCGCCAATGCCATCGCGCCGGGGTTCTTCCCGACCGAACTCACGGCGGCCGTCTTCTCCGATGAAGCCCGTGCCGCCCGCAACGCCGCCCAAACCTGCGTGGGCCGCAATGGCGTGCCCGAAGATCTCGACGGCCCGCTTCTGTTTCTCTGCTCCGAGGCCTCCCGCTACGTGACGGGGCAGGTGCTCATGGTTGATGGGGGGTTCACCGCGAAATGA
- the hisD gene encoding histidinol dehydrogenase, translating into MPREYLKKATLTSKSDASETKKIVRDILDDIEAGGDAKALEYAQKFDRYEGEILLSEETIAAAAALVPEQLRRDIEFSHANVKKFAEAQLSTVGNFEVEVVPGLIAGQKAIPVHAAGCYVPGGRYSHIASAIMTVTTAKVAGCKHIVAASPPRPGVGIAPAIIYAAHVCGADKIMAMGGVQGVAAMTFGLFGLPKANILVGPGNQFVAEAKRMLFGRVGIDMIAGPTDSLVLADGAADPMIVAADLVGQAEHGYNSPVWLVTDDRQLAEEVMRLVPLLIADLPEVNRENATAAWRDYAEVILCADREEMAATSDDYAPEHLTVQAEDLDWWLDRLSCYGSLFLGEETTVAFGDKASGTNHVLPTSGAASYTGGLSVHKYMKIVTWQRATREGAKPVAEATARISRLEGMEGHARTADIRLKKYFPDETFDLSANE; encoded by the coding sequence ATGCCGAGAGAGTATCTGAAAAAAGCCACGCTGACCTCCAAGAGCGATGCGTCTGAAACCAAGAAGATCGTCCGCGACATCCTTGACGACATCGAGGCCGGCGGCGACGCCAAAGCCTTGGAATACGCGCAGAAGTTCGACCGCTACGAGGGCGAGATCCTGCTGTCGGAAGAGACCATCGCCGCCGCCGCCGCGCTGGTGCCGGAGCAGCTGCGCCGGGACATCGAGTTCTCCCACGCCAACGTGAAGAAATTTGCCGAAGCGCAGCTTTCGACAGTGGGCAACTTCGAGGTCGAGGTCGTACCCGGCCTGATCGCCGGCCAGAAGGCCATCCCCGTGCATGCGGCGGGCTGCTACGTGCCCGGCGGGCGCTACAGCCATATCGCCAGCGCGATCATGACGGTGACGACGGCAAAAGTTGCGGGCTGCAAACACATCGTGGCCGCCTCCCCGCCCCGCCCCGGCGTGGGCATCGCGCCCGCTATCATCTACGCCGCCCATGTCTGCGGCGCGGACAAGATCATGGCCATGGGGGGCGTTCAGGGCGTCGCCGCGATGACCTTCGGCCTCTTTGGCCTGCCCAAGGCCAATATCCTCGTCGGCCCCGGCAACCAATTCGTGGCCGAAGCCAAGCGGATGCTCTTTGGCCGTGTCGGCATCGACATGATCGCCGGGCCGACCGACAGCCTCGTGCTGGCCGATGGTGCGGCTGATCCGATGATCGTGGCCGCCGATCTGGTGGGCCAAGCCGAGCATGGCTACAACTCGCCGGTCTGGCTGGTGACGGATGACCGCCAGCTCGCCGAAGAGGTGATGCGCCTCGTGCCGCTGCTGATTGCGGATCTTCCAGAGGTGAACCGCGAAAACGCCACCGCCGCTTGGCGCGACTACGCCGAGGTGATCCTCTGCGCCGACCGCGAGGAAATGGCCGCCACTTCTGACGATTACGCGCCGGAGCACCTCACCGTGCAGGCCGAGGATCTGGATTGGTGGCTCGACCGCCTCTCCTGCTACGGCTCGCTTTTCCTTGGCGAAGAAACCACCGTTGCCTTTGGCGACAAGGCCTCCGGCACCAACCACGTGTTGCCCACCTCGGGCGCGGCCAGCTACACCGGCGGCCTGTCGGTGCACAAATACATGAAGATCGTCACTTGGCAGCGCGCCACCCGCGAAGGGGCCAAGCCCGTGGCCGAAGCCACTGCGCGGATTTCGCGGCTGGAAGGCATGGAGGGCCACGCCCGCACAGCCGACATCCGGCTGAAGAAATACTTCCCCGACGAAACCTTCGATCTGTCGGCCAATGAATAG
- a CDS encoding TRAP transporter large permease: MLWNQLDQSVVLGWDFYGPVILFVLLVALAVPVWAAIGSSAILMLVWSGALPLSLVGEKLFSGIDFFALTAVPLFILTGDVLVRTGLSRKFLDVAEALTQFAKGGFGSATVLVCGMFAAISGSDAAGAAAVGRMTIDRLVESGYPRPYACALVAAGACTGILIPPSIAYIIIGLVLGISASTLFLAALIPGIAILLSILATNIIMNRLKGWEGGGNISMAEYFSRLGTALKSGWYAFLVPGIIFYGIFSGRLTPTEAGATAVVVTIIMGFILGTLRLSDFPAMLVSSAKVNGVILPIIAFSAPLAEALAIIGVPQGFVAAATSVSDEPLVLILMMVGILIAAGCVMETTPNIVILAPILKPLADDIGMNEIQFCIMMITALGVGFITPPLGLNLFVVAGITGESILKIAYRAIPFVFFMLVVTLFIAYVPTISTILLPDIYK; the protein is encoded by the coding sequence ATGCTCTGGAACCAACTCGATCAATCCGTTGTCCTTGGCTGGGATTTCTACGGCCCCGTCATCCTCTTCGTGCTTCTCGTGGCGCTTGCCGTGCCCGTCTGGGCCGCCATCGGCTCCTCTGCGATCCTGATGCTGGTCTGGTCCGGCGCGCTCCCCTTGAGCCTCGTGGGCGAGAAGCTGTTCTCCGGCATCGATTTCTTCGCACTCACCGCCGTGCCGCTCTTCATCCTGACGGGCGACGTGCTGGTGCGCACCGGGCTCAGTCGAAAATTCCTTGATGTGGCGGAAGCGCTCACCCAATTCGCCAAGGGTGGCTTCGGCTCGGCCACGGTGCTGGTCTGCGGCATGTTCGCCGCGATCTCGGGCTCTGACGCCGCCGGGGCCGCCGCCGTGGGCCGGATGACGATCGACCGGCTGGTGGAATCGGGCTACCCCCGCCCCTACGCCTGTGCGCTGGTTGCGGCAGGTGCCTGTACCGGCATCCTGATCCCCCCCTCCATCGCCTATATCATCATCGGCCTCGTGCTGGGCATATCGGCCTCCACGCTGTTCCTCGCCGCGCTGATCCCGGGCATCGCCATCCTGCTGTCGATCCTTGCCACCAACATCATCATGAACCGGCTCAAGGGCTGGGAAGGCGGTGGCAACATCAGCATGGCTGAGTATTTCTCCCGCCTCGGAACGGCGCTGAAATCCGGCTGGTATGCCTTCCTCGTGCCCGGCATCATCTTCTACGGCATTTTCTCCGGCCGCCTGACGCCGACGGAAGCCGGGGCCACCGCCGTTGTGGTGACGATCATCATGGGCTTCATCCTCGGCACCCTGCGTCTGAGCGATTTCCCGGCGATGCTCGTTTCGTCCGCAAAAGTGAACGGGGTGATCCTGCCGATCATCGCCTTCTCCGCCCCGCTGGCCGAGGCGCTTGCCATCATCGGCGTGCCGCAAGGCTTCGTGGCCGCCGCCACTTCGGTGAGCGACGAGCCGTTGGTGCTGATCCTCATGATGGTGGGCATCCTGATCGCAGCGGGCTGCGTGATGGAAACCACGCCCAACATCGTGATCCTCGCGCCGATCCTCAAACCCCTGGCCGATGACATCGGCATGAACGAGATCCAGTTCTGCATCATGATGATCACCGCACTGGGTGTCGGCTTCATCACGCCACCCTTGGGGCTGAACCTCTTCGTGGTGGCCGGGATCACCGGGGAATCGATCCTCAAGATCGCCTACCGCGCCATCCCCTTCGTTTTCTTCATGCTCGTGGTCACCCTTTTCATCGCCTACGTGCCCACGATCTCCACCATCCTCCTTCCAGACATCTACAAGTAG
- a CDS encoding TRAP transporter small permease, with protein MQVLQTLNRNAERWLLLIFYTMLVATMFIEVLRRELLSYSSIWGEEIVRYSFIYLAWIGAAAAVKERGHIRIDVILHYVSPRVKALIYLFGDFVMVAVSVVALYYSYETVHVSAKFGSVTDGLRISRVWFLMAVPLGFALVLLRLIQSILRDLADLRAGRPVYEGDKLFD; from the coding sequence ATGCAAGTTCTGCAAACCCTCAACCGGAATGCCGAGCGATGGCTCTTGCTCATCTTCTACACGATGCTCGTGGCGACGATGTTCATCGAAGTGCTGCGGCGCGAACTGCTCTCCTATTCCTCGATCTGGGGCGAGGAGATCGTGCGCTACTCCTTCATCTATCTGGCCTGGATCGGGGCCGCCGCCGCCGTCAAGGAACGGGGCCATATCCGGATCGACGTGATCCTGCATTACGTCAGCCCGCGCGTTAAGGCGCTGATCTACCTCTTCGGGGATTTCGTGATGGTCGCCGTCTCGGTCGTCGCGCTCTACTACTCCTACGAAACCGTGCATGTCTCCGCCAAGTTCGGCTCCGTCACCGACGGGCTGCGCATCAGCCGCGTCTGGTTCCTGATGGCCGTGCCGCTGGGCTTCGCGCTGGTGCTCTTGCGCCTCATCCAATCCATCCTCCGCGATCTCGCGGACCTTCGTGCGGGTCGCCCCGTCTACGAAGGCGACAAGCTGTTCGACTGA
- a CDS encoding TRAP transporter substrate-binding protein — protein sequence MDREKREIASLERRNFLKLASTGGFTAAVVAGAGGMLWSTEAVAQTAKEESEREAAADHVMTIATAYVLGASRSYPIMQLDLKENIQNATNGKIYVKLAPGGQLGAGGALVQAVQAGTIQCAQHSLSNFAPYASAADLINMPYFCGSNQRFTNLVTSDAWKSEVHPKIEAAGFKALFYINIDPRVVAVRKGGDAVITPGDMAGVKFRVPGSKMLQQYYRMVGANPTPVAWGETPSAIKQGVADALDPSVGALYVFGFKDILSHVTFTQAVPDSQIYSMNLEWFNSLPADVQEGVEFAGELTAHQNLAKVPSARAYAMAELVKAGVEFHSLSEDQLGEWKEAGGFQRSEWDEFKVELAGSMETFAKLEEAAGTMGRYYVHDA from the coding sequence ATGGATCGTGAAAAACGCGAGATCGCGTCGCTGGAGCGCCGCAACTTTCTGAAACTCGCCAGCACTGGCGGCTTTACAGCAGCTGTTGTGGCCGGTGCAGGTGGCATGCTGTGGTCCACCGAAGCGGTGGCCCAGACCGCCAAGGAAGAGAGCGAGCGCGAAGCCGCCGCTGACCACGTGATGACCATCGCCACGGCCTATGTGCTGGGCGCGTCCCGCAGCTACCCGATCATGCAGCTGGATCTGAAAGAAAACATCCAGAATGCCACCAACGGCAAGATCTACGTCAAGCTCGCCCCCGGCGGCCAGCTCGGCGCGGGCGGTGCGCTGGTGCAGGCGGTGCAGGCCGGCACGATCCAATGCGCCCAGCACTCGCTGTCGAACTTCGCGCCCTACGCGAGCGCAGCCGACCTGATCAACATGCCCTACTTCTGCGGCTCCAACCAGCGCTTCACCAACCTCGTCACCTCTGACGCCTGGAAGAGCGAAGTGCACCCCAAGATCGAAGCCGCAGGCTTCAAGGCGCTGTTCTACATCAACATCGATCCGCGCGTCGTGGCCGTGCGCAAGGGCGGCGATGCCGTCATCACGCCGGGCGATATGGCCGGGGTGAAGTTCCGCGTGCCGGGCTCCAAGATGCTGCAGCAATACTACCGCATGGTCGGCGCCAACCCGACGCCGGTGGCATGGGGCGAAACGCCGTCTGCCATCAAGCAGGGCGTGGCCGATGCGCTCGATCCCTCCGTCGGCGCGCTCTACGTCTTTGGCTTCAAGGACATCCTGAGCCACGTCACCTTCACGCAGGCCGTGCCGGACAGCCAGATCTACTCGATGAACCTCGAGTGGTTCAACTCGCTGCCCGCTGACGTGCAGGAAGGCGTGGAATTCGCCGGTGAGCTAACCGCCCACCAGAACCTCGCCAAAGTGCCCTCCGCCCGCGCCTATGCCATGGCCGAGCTGGTGAAGGCCGGCGTGGAATTCCATTCCCTGAGCGAAGATCAGCTCGGTGAGTGGAAAGAGGCCGGTGGCTTCCAGCGCTCCGAGTGGGACGAGTTCAAAGTGGAGCTTGCCGGCTCGATGGAGACCTTCGCCAAGCTCGAAGAGGCCGCGGGCACCATGGGCCGCTACTACGTCCACGACGCCTGA